GCGGCGAGTCGGTGAAGGCGCTGGTGGTGCTCAAGCCGCAGCAGCGGGGCCGCATCGGCGAAGAGGAGATCGTCGCCTGGTGCCGCGAGCGCATGGCCGTCTACAAGGCGCCGCGCGTGGTCGAGTTCCTCGACAGCCTGCCGAAGTCCGGCACCGGAAAGATTCTTTGGCGCGAGCTGCAGGAAGCCCATCGCGCCGCTGCGCCCCAGGAGCCAACTTGATGAACAATTTCACCGCACTGCGCTGCGAGCGACACGGCAGCACCGCGCTGTTGACGCTCGACACGCCCGCGAATCGCAACGCCTTCACCCCCGCCATGCGCGACGACCTCGCACGCGCCATTGCAGAGGTGCGTGCCGACACCGAGGTGCGCACCCTGGTGCTCGCCGGTGCGGGCGGCCAGTTCTGCTCGGGCGGCGACCTGCGCGGCATTGCCGATGCGAAGCTCGACAACGCCGGCTGGCGCGAGCGCATGCAGGCCACGCAGCGCTGGTTCAGCGAACTGATCCTGCTCGACAAGCCCGTGATCGCGGCGGTCGATGGCGCCGCCTATGGCGCGGGTTTCAGCCTGGCGCTCGCGGCCGACTTCGTGCTCGCGAGCCCGCGCGCGCGCTTCTGCATGTCCTTCCTGAAGCTGGGCCTGGTGCCGGACTGCGGCGCCTTCTACACCCTGCCGCGCGTGGTGGGCGCCCAGCGAGCGCGCGAGCTGATGCTGTCGGCGCGCGAGGTCGGCGCCGCCGAGGCGCTCGAACTCGGCATCGCCATGGAGCTGCACGAACCCGGGCAACTGCTGCCGCGCGCGCTGGCGCTGGCCCAGAGCTTCGCCGGCGCCTCGCCGCTGGCGGTGAGCCTGGTGAAGCGTGCCACCGGCGATGCGGGCGCGCTGGCCGCGCTGCTCGACACCGAGGCGAACGTGCAGGCGCTGGCCTTCGGCAGTGCCGAGCACCGCGAGGCGGTGAACCGTTTCCTGGACAAGAAGCCGTTGTCGTTTCTGTGGCCGGCCAACAAGGAGCAAGCCCAATGAACGACAACAGCATCGGCGTGCAGGCCTTCCACCAGCGCGAACTCGACGCCGGCCGCTTCCTGCTCCAGCGCTGCGGCGACTGCGGCCGCCACGTCTACTACCCGCGCGAATGCTGCCCGCACTGCGGCGGCACGGCACTCGAATGGAAGACGCCCGGCGGGCTCGGCACCGTGCATGCCGTGACGACCGTGCGGCGCAAGCCGGCCGATGGCGGCGACCTCAACGTGAGCCTGGTCGATCTCGACGAAGGCGTGCGGCTCATGACCCGCATCGAGAATCTCGCGCCCGAAGCGGTGCGCATCGGCCTGCGCGTCCAGGCGCGGGTGCAGGTGAAGGACGGCCGGGGACTGGTGCTGTTCGACGCCATCGAAGGAGCCGCTGCATGAGCGCCGGACTCAAAGCCCTGCGCGGCAGCGCTGCGATCTCCGGCGTCGCCACCTTCGGCTGCGGCGAGACACCGGGCTTCACCGACATGGAATTGCTGGCGCACGCAGCCCGCGCGGCCGTGGCGGACGCAGGCCTCGACATGCGCGACATCGACGGGCTGTGCACGGCCAGCGCCTCGGCCGCGATGTGGGCCCTGCCGGTGGTCGAGTACCTGGGCCTCGATCCGCGCTACATCGACGGCACCATGCTGGGCGGCAGCAGCTTCATCGCGCACCTGCTGCCCGCGATGCAGGCCATACGTTGCGGCCAGTGCAGCGCGGTGCTCGTCTGCTACGGCAGCGCGCAGCGCAGCGCCGCCTTCGGCCGGCGCGAGATCGTGGCGGCGCGCCGCTTTCTCGACCCGCAGCCCTACGAACATCCCTACGAGCCGATGCTGCCGGTGTCGGCCTACGCGCTGGCGGCGTCGCGCCACATGCACGAATTCGGCACCACGCGCGAGCAGCTCGCCGACGTGGCGGTGGCGGCGCGCGCCTGGGCCGCGCTCAACCCGGAGGCCTTCATGCGCGAGCCGCTCACGCGCGGGGAGGTGCTGGGCGCCCGCATGGTGTCGGACCCGCTGACCGTGCGCGACTGCTGCCTGGTCACCGACGGGGCCGGCGCCTGCGTGCTGGTGAGCGCCGAGCGCGCGAGGGACCTGCCCAAGCAGCCGGTCTACGTGCTGGGCAATGCCACGGCGGTGTGGAACCGGCAGATCTCCTCGATGGCGGACCTCACCGTCACGGCGGCAAGCCAGTCGGGCCGCGAGGCCTTCGCGATGGCCGGGCTTGCGCCCAAGGACATGGATGTGGTGCAGCTCTACGACGCCTTCACCATCAACACGCTGCTGTTTCTCGAAGACCTGGGCTTCTGTCCCAAGGGCGAGGGCGGCCGCTTCGTGGCCGACGGCGCCATCGCGCCGGGCGGGCGGCTTGCGGTCAACACCAACGGCGGCGGGCTGTCGTGCGTGCATCCCGGCATGTACGGCATCTTCGCGCTCATCGAGGCCGTGCGGCAGCTGCGCGGCGAATGCGGCGAGCGGCAGGTGAAGAACGCGCACACCGCGCTCGCGCATGGCAATGGCGGCACGCTGTCGAGCCAGGCCACCGCGATCCTGGGTACGGCCGAAGCGCTGCGTTGAGCCGAGTCGAGTTATTCCAACCCCGAAGAGGAGACAAGCCCATGAAGACATCGTCGATGCCGCTACGCAGGCTCTGCATGGCCACAGGCCTCGCGCTTCTGCTCGCCACGCCGGCGCTGGCGCAAACGCCCGCGCAGCCCGCCTATCCGAGCCAGCCGCTCAAGCTGATCGTGCCCTACCCCGCCGGCGGCGCCACCGACACGCTGGCGCGCACCATCGGCCAGAAGCTGCAGGAAGCCTGGGGACAGCCTGCGATGGTGGAGAACCGCCCCGGCGCCGGCGGCACCATCGGCAACGGTTTCGTCGCCAAGGCACCGGCCGACGGCCACACCGTGCTGATCGCCATCACCGCGCTGATCCAGCAGCCGCCGCTCATGGACAAGCTCGCCTACGATCCGCTGAAGGACCTCGCACCCGTCACGATGATCGCGCGCAGCCCCAGCATGCTGGCCGTGCCGCTGGACTCGCCCGCGAAGAACCTCAAGGACTTCATCGCGATGGTGAAGCAGAGCCCCGGCAAGTACAACTTCGGCAGCTACGGCGCCGGCACCTCGTCGCACATCCAGGGCGCGCTCCTGAACATGCAGGCCGGCATCGACCTGGTGCACGTGCCCTTCCAGGGCGCTGCGCCGCTGGTCACCAACCTGGTGGGCGGCCAGCTCGCCTCGGCCTTCATCGACAGCGCCACCGCGCGGCCGCATCTCAAGTCGATGCGCCCGCTAGCGGTGACCGGCACGCAGCGCATGCCCGGCCTGCCCGAGGTACCCACCTTCGCCGAGCTGGGCTACCACTCCTTCGACCCGTACGGCTGGTTCGGCGTGTTCCTGCCCGCCGCCACGCCCGCGCCGCTGGTGCAGAAGCTCTCCGACGAGATCGACCGCATCGTGCACCTGCCCGAGGTCAGCGCCAAGATCGAGGCGCTGGGCCTGCAGGTGGGCGGCGGCAAGCCCGAAGCATTCCAGAAGCTGGTGCGCGCGGATGCCGCCATCTACGCCAGGATCATCAAGGACGCGAACATCCGCCTGGCGCAGTGAGCGCGAGCCGTTGCAGCGCGGCGCGAGGTGGCGCAAGATGCCACATGGCAGCCTCGACGCAGGCTTGAGATTCGCCGCTCCGTCGTGGCGCTCGTCGCCGTTCGCCGCCATGCGGCTGGTTCGGGACGGCGAGGTCCCTTTCGTTCGCTGGGCAACGCCAACAGGTACTGGAGGATTTCTATGCCGAATCGGATCAACGAAGCCATCCAGACGCATTACGGCCGCCCGGATGTGGGAAGCGTCATCCTGGCGGCCCTGGAAAAGGCGGGCAAAGACCTGGACCGCCTCACGCCGGAAGACTTGGCACCTGTCGACGAGTTTCATATCCGGGGCCGGGCAGCGACGCTTGAGCTTGCCCGGGCCGCGGGTCTCGATGCGAACAAGCGTGTGCTCGATGTCGGCAGCGGTGTTGGCGGCACTTCGCGCTGTCTTGCAAGGGAATTCGGTTGCCACGTCACTGGCATTGACCTCACGGACGAATACTGCCGTGCCGCTGCAATGCTCTCTGCCAGGGTCGGCCTCGCGGACCTGGTCGACTATCGCCAGGGTGATGCCACCAACCTGCCGTTCGACGACGGCGTGTTCGACGTCGTCTGGACGGAGCACGTGGCCATGAACATTCCAGACAAGCTCCGGCTGTACGAGGAGATGCACCGGGTTCTGAAGCCGGGCGGCACGCTCGCCATCTACGACGTGTTGGCCGGCCCTTCTGGACCGGTCCTGTTTCCCGTCCCTTGGGCGCGCACGCCGGATACGAGCTTCCTCGTGCAGCCGGACGAGTTGCGCAGGCTTCTCGAGAACGCGGGATTCACGATTTCTGACTGGATGGACACGACCGAGGCCGCGCGCACGTGGTTTGTCTCCCTGGTCGAGAAGATCCGCAAGGAAGGCTTTCCGCCCCTTGGATTCCATCTGCTTCTGGGGGCTGACTTTCAGGCGATGGCACAAAACCAAGGGCGAAATCTCCAGGAAGGGCGGATTGTTCTTGGACAAGTTGTCGCAAGGAAATAGGCGGCGCCCAACAATGGCGTGCAGCCGCCCGGCATCCGACATACCGTCATGGCCTGGCCGGACCACTGCGAGCTGATCGAGATCGTGCCGCCTGCGGAACACGAGACGGTCAACGACGCGTGAATGCAGCCGCTGCGGCTACGCCGATGCCGTGCCCTTGACGGCCCAGGCCAGCGCCGCGTAGGAGCGAGGGCCATCGGCTTCGCCGTCGAGATAGGCCGCCTCGACGGCATCGCGCAGCCGTGAGCGCGCGGCCGCGTCGAGCGTGGCGACGTACTCCGCGCCGGGACCGTCTTTGCCCTCGAAGGGTGCCCAGTAATCCGCGAACGAGGCGAACTCCATCCGGATGGCGAGCGTCGTTTCTTCCACGCCCTTGAACCCGGCGTCGCGCCAGGCCCGCGCCAGTTCGCCGGGCCGCGTCAGGGGCCGCGTGTAGTTGCGGGCGCGGCGCGCCCCGGCCTCCGGGTCGAGCACGGCGGCAGTGTCGAAGAACATGCGGTTGGCGATCCAGCCGCCGCGCGCGTCCCACACCGCCGCACCGATCACCGCGCCGGGCCTGGCGACGCGGCGCATCTCGGCAATGGCCTTGCCCGGCTCCGGCACGAAGTGCAGCACCAGCAGCGAGAGCACGCGGTCGAAGCTTTGCGCCGGGTACGGCAGCGCGCAGGCGTCGGCCACCTCGAAGACGATGCGCGCATCCTCGTTGTGGCGCCGGGCCTGTTCGACGTAGGGCAGCGCGATGTCCACGCCCCGCATTTCGCCGGCGCCGGTGCGTCGGGCCACGGCGAAAGTCAGGTGGCCGGTGCCGCAGCCGACATCGAGGATGCGGTCGCCGTCCGCTGTGCCGACGAAGTCGAGAAAAGGCAGCGCGAGGAGTCGGCTCCAGCGGCCCATCAGCCGTTCATAGCCATCGCCGTCGGCGGCGACGAAGGTCGAGGACGTGGTGCTCATGGCAATTCCTCCGCACGGCCGGGCGCATGGAAGGGTGCCGCGCAGGCACATGCTATGCCTCGGCCGATGGCGGCGTCAACGCCGGCGCGCCTGCCGGTTTTCGGGCCGGCCGGAGTTCATGCTTCCTGGGAGCGCGTCGGCTACAACCCTTGTCGTGGCGCTTTTTGCAGCAGTTCCGCAAGCTGCGCCTTCCACCACGCTGCCTGACCTGTGGTTCCGTGCCCGGTGGTCCGGTCGCTGGCCGGAATCAGGTAGTAGCGGCCATTTTTCACGCGCTTCATTTCACGTTCCATGATGCCGGTCTCGGGCGGGTTGCGCTCGTCGTCAGCCGCGTTGATGGCGAGCACGGCAGCCTGAATGCGCTCCAGCCCGGGGGACGGGTTGTAGTCGGCGGACGCCTCCCATTGGTAGAGGATGTCGTTTGCATCCGCGGTGAAGGGCGCACCCAGTCGCGCCTCCAGCAGCTTGTCGGCCTGGGCGCGCGTCGGCGCGGCCTTGTACATCGCCAGGTTGCCGCCGTTGGTGGCGGTGGCGAAGAACACGGAGGCCAGCTGGGCGCTGCGGGGCTGGGTGGCGTAGTTGCCGTTGTTCCACTCCGGATCCCTGCGGATGGACTCGGTCAGCAGCCGGCGCATCATCCAGTTGCGGCTGGCCATCTCGGTGGGCTGGCACGCCATCGGCACCAGCGCGTCCATGGCGCCAGGGTGCTTCACGCCCCACATCCAGGCGTGCATGCCCCCCATGGAGTTGCCGATGATCGCGCGCAGGTGCTTGACGCCGAGGTGTTCGGTGACGAGCCGGTACTGCGCGTCCACCATGTCGTCGTAGTTGTAGCGGGGAAAGTTGGCGCGCAGGCCATCGGAGGGGCGGGCCGACTTGCCTGTTCCCAGACCGTCGGGAATGATGATGTAGTAGCGGGTGGCATCCAGCGGCTGGCCCACGCCGAACAGCTCGCCGGCAAAGGCGGGCGTCAGCATGCTTGCCGCCGAGCCGGCGGTTCCATGCAGGATCAACACCGGCTCGCCACCGGGCGCGCCAATGGTCACGTAGTTCAGGCGCAGTTCCGGCATGACCTGGCCGGTATGAAAGCGAAAGTCCTTGGCGATCCAGCTGCCCTCCTTGGGCGCCGGGTAATCGGCGGCCCGGCTCGTCAAGGCGAGCATCGCCAGGCAGGAGTACAAAGCGGCTCGCAAAGCGAACCGGTTGAAGTGTGGAACAGCGGGCATGCAGTCTCCTATGGTTTGAGCACAATTTACCGCGAATGCCACATTTGCCGCACCATGGACTCTCTTCTGGACACTCACCATGACCATCACCATCACCGCTTTTGAACGCTCGCCCGACGGCGGCAAGGGCCTGGCGCGCGACACGCGCGTGCGCTGGGCATTGGAGGAAGCCGGCCTGCCCTACGAGGTGCGCCTGGTGTCCTTCCGCGCGATGAAGGAGGCCGCGCATCTGGCGCTGAATCCCTTCGGCCAGATCCCCACCTACGAGGAGGGCGAGCTCGCGCTGTTCGAGACCGGTGCCATCGTGCTGCACATTGCCGAGCGCCGCCCGGGCCTGTTCCCGGCCGATGCCAACGCAAGGGCGCGCGCCATCGCGTGGATGTTCGCGGCGGTCAATACGATCGAGCCGCCCATCCTCGAACTCGTCACGGTCAAGCTGACGGAAGGCGACAAGCCCTGGAAGGCCGAGCGCATGCCCCTCGTGGAGGACCGGGTGCGCGCCCGGCTGAACCAACTGGCCGCCCGCCTCGGCGAGGCCGACTGGCTGGACGGCGGCTTCAGTGCGGGCGACCTGCTGATGGTGTCGGTGCTGCTGCGGCTTCGGCCCTCCGGCCTGCTGGACGAGTTTCCCAGCCTGGCCGCCTATGTCGCGCGCGGTGAAGCGCGGCCGGCCTACCAGCGGGCGTTTGCCGCTCAGCTGGCGATCAACGCCGCTCCCGCTCCATAGCAGACATTCCCGGAGACCGCGTGGATGAGCGCTTCGCATGGGGACAGCAGTTTTCGCCCCGCGGCCCACGCCACCGAACGTCTGTGTCTGTATTCGCCGCTGCACTACCCATGACAAAGCGCCCAGGCAGAAATGGGACAAAGCGCCCATGCGCGGTTCAGAGCCGATCGCTACCGTGGTGCCATGTCTACTTCGACATGAACGCCAAGCCCGGGAGCCAGCCAATGAAGAATCGCATGAACTCACATGCCGCTCTGACGGCTCACCTGCTTCGCCGCGTCGCGCGCACCAGCGCCGTGTTGACCGTCCTTCTGTCCTCCGCCCTGGCAGGGGCGCAAACAGGCAGCAGCCAGAAGGCGAACAAGGACGAGATTCAGCGCGGCCGCTACCTGGTGATGATCGCGGGCTGCAATGATTGCCACACGCCCGGCTACGCCGCGAAGAACGGTGAGGTCGATGAGAAGCTGTGGTTGACTGGCGACGCCCTGGGCTGGTCCGGCCCGTGGGGCACTACGTATGCGGTCAATCTGCGCTTGCTCATGGCTGACATGAGCAAGCAGCAGTGGGTGAAGCATGCGCGCACCATGACACCCCGCCCGCCCATGCCATGGTTCAACGTGCGCCCGATGACCGAGGCGGACCTGAAGGCCATCTACGCCTACACCCGCTCGCTGGGTCGCGGCGGTGACCCGGCGCCCGCTTTTGTACCGCCGGGTACCAAGCCTGGCGGCCCGGTGGTGCAGTTCCCCGGCTGATCATCATGCAACGCGGTTCGCAGCGGCGGGCGAAGAATCCCCTCAGGTCTTCTCGAAAGCAGGCCCGAAAACCGTGGCCGCGAAATCCGCGAGCGTCGTCGGGGTGATCTCGGTCGGGCCTTTGTCGTACTCGCCATCGAGGCGTCCCGTGGAGAAGGCCGTGCTCATTTCTGCGAGCTGCGCGGCGGCGTCCGCAGAGAAGCCCTGCTGCATCAGCGCTGCCCTGCCCTCTTCCGGCTCGGACTGGACATACGCGAGATCCGGCTTGCCGATGGCCGCGCCGAGCAGCCCCGTGGCTTCTTTCATCGTGTAAAGGCTTGGCGCGCGCAGATGGAGCACGCGCTTGCCCTTGCCTGACGGCGTACGCAGCTCTCGCGCCACGACTCGTGCGATGTCCCCGGTGGCCACCATCGGCAGCGGTGCATCGGGCGCAGTCATGTCCGCATACACACCGATGGTCCGGATCATCTCTATCGCGATCAGGTGGTTCTCGAAGAAGTAACCCGGCCGCAGGTGCAGCACGTCCACACCGGCGAGTTCATCCAGCCGCCGCTCCTGCCGATGCAGCCCCGCAATCGGGCCCGTCCCCGAGCCCAGGTGCGCACCGACGCTGCTCAGATTCACAACGCGTGTCAGGCCAGCCGCAGCGATGGCGCGCGTGATTGCATGGCCCAGCCGATCCTGCTCGGCCGCCATGTCGTGCGCTGCGTAGTCGGTAGGGATCATCGTGTAGGCAGCCGTCGCGCCGGCGAATGCCTGGGCCAGGAAGCCCGCATCGCCGATGTCGCCGGCCGCGATATCCGCACCCGCAGCCTTGACAGAAGCGAGCGATCCCGCATTGCGACCGACGACGCGTACCGGTGTCCCCTGTCCAAGCAGCAGTGCCGCGACCTTGGACGTGATGTTGCCGTTGGAGCCGAGGAGCACGTACATGGCAGTTCCCTTCATGGGTGATGTTGCGATGGGTGCCATGGTGCGCGTCGCGGTTGTTTTCAGAAAGCGCCTGCAAGAGAATTCATTGTCCAGTTCTGGAGAACAATTGCATGAAGGCTCCTGCCATCTCCTTTGCCCGCCTGGCGGCCTTCGTTGCAGTTGCCGAGGCTGGAAGCTTCACTGCGGCTGCCGAACGTCTGAACACGGCCAAGTCCGCAGTCAGCCAGGCGGTGGCGGTGCTCGAGCGGGAGTTGGGCACGCAGCTGCTGCAGCGATCCACGCGCAAGCTCGCGATCACCGAAGCTGGGGAAGCATTTCTCTCCGACTGCCGTCAGCTGCTGGCCGGCGCCGAGGCCGCAATGGAGCGGGCACGCACCGGGCACGCGCAACCTTCGGGGACCTTGCGGCTCACCAGCCCCCAGGGATCGGCCGGCATGGTGGCCCGCTGGATCGCGACTTACAGCGAACGCTATCCCGCCATGCGCGTGGACTATGTGCCCACGGACCGCAGGCTCGACCTGATCGCCGAGCACTTCGATCTCGCGATCCGCGTCGGACCGATGGCTGATTCCGGCCTTCGCGCGGTGGTGCTCGAGGAACTCGGGCTCTGGACGGTCGCGGCGGCCAGCTACCTTGCCCGGCATGGCACGCCGCGCAAGCCCACGGAGCTTGCGGGCCATGAGTGGATCGCGCTGTCGCTGCTGCCCGCGCCGTGGTCGATCGATTTCGAGCGCGGCGGCCGCAAGCTGCGTGTGAAGCTGCGCGGCTCGATATCAGCGGCGAGCACGGACGCCGTGCTGCAACTGGTGAGCCAAGGCGCAGGTATCTCCTTTTTCCCCAGTACGGCAGACCTGCGTGCTGAGGTGGAAGCCGGGCGCCTCGTTCGCCTCTTTCCCGGCTGGGCGTCGGGGCGCATGTTTCTCTACGCGGCGTATCCGGGCAACATCGCACCTCCCGCGAAGACGCGCGCGTTCATCGATCTTGCGAAGGAAGCGGTGCGGTCTGCGGGACCCTAGGGTGCGGCAAGGCATGCGCCGCCGAGTCGCTCACTCCGGCTCTCCTCCAGTCTTTGATGAGGAAGATCTTTCCGAGGAAAAAACGGCTTCACCAGGGCTGGTCTGTCGGCAGCACGAACAGTTCGGCCACATTGACGTGGGCCGGCGCTTGCAGCGCGAACATCACGGTGTCGGCGATGTTGTCGCAGCTCAGGAATGACATCTGGTCGCGCAGCCCCTCCATCTGATGGCGGTAGCCCTCGTCGGAGATGTGATTGAACAGCTCCGTGTCGACCGCGCCTGGCTGGATGCTGGTGACCCGGATGTTGTGCTTCTTGCCGACTTCCAGGCGCAGGCCTTCGGTGAATGCGGAGACGGCATGCTTGGTCGCGCAATAGACGGCAAGGCCGGCAAATACCTTGCGGCCGGCAATCGACGACGTATTGACGATGTGGCCGGATCCCCGCTCGATCAGATGAGGTAGCGCTGCAGCCGTGCTGTTCATCAGGCCCTTCACGTTGACGTCCACCATGCGATGCCATTCGCCGACCTTCAAGGCTTCGACGTCCGAGATCGGCATGAGGCCGGCATTGTTGAACACGATGTCCAGTCCGCCGTAGGCTTGCACCAGCTTTGCCACGCCCGCTTCCACGGATGCACGGTCGACGACATCCATCTCGATGGCGATGGCTTCGCCCCCGTTCGTCCTGATCTGGTCGGCCAGCTTGTCGAGGCGGACGACGCGGCGAGCGGCGAGTCCGACCTTCGCTCCCGCTGCCGCCAGCTTGAGCGCCGTAGCGGCGCCGATGCCGCTCGATGCACCAGTGACCAAAGCGATTTTTCCATTGAGTTCCATGACAGCTCCTTACGGTAGTTAAGTTGAAGGCGCGGCGGCTGCAGACTCGGGTTGTCTGTGCAGCTGCCACGGTTGTCATGGTGCCGAGCGGGGTCCGAGCGGTCGCTCGTCGAATTGCTGCCGATATCGAAGATTTGCTGCGAAGGCCAGGTGCCGGTCAGCGCCCATGCCGGTAGTCGCTTGGGAGCACGCCTACCTCCTTGCGAAACACCTGCGCAAAGTGGCTGGGGCTCGCGTACCCGACCTCCAGCCCGATCTCCACAATGGGCGTCTGTGTCTCCCTCAGAAGACGCCGTGCACGCTCCATGCGCAGCCGTGTCAGGTATTGAGAGGGGGAGAAGCCGGTGCTCTTCTTGAAAGATCGCGAAAAATGGGACTCGCTGAGCTGCACCGCCTTTGCAAGGTGCTTGAGATCGAGTTCCTGATCGATGCGCTCCTGCATCGCTGCGAGCACCCGGTGGATCTTGAAAGCCGGCAGTCCCCCGTGCGGGGTTGCCGGATGCTGCGTGTCGCTTGCGTAGGTTCTCACCAGATGAACGGCAAGGCTGCTCGCGAGGCCTTGCACAAGCATGGTGCTCGGCGTACGGCGCTCCAGCAGCTCGCAGCAAAGGATGCCCAGCTGGTTGGCGATGACCTCGTCCGCGGCGCCGGAGACCTCTCTGAGCGGGACGAGCGGGCTCTCCGGTCCTTGGACATCGGTGGCCGCCCTTTTCATCAACGGAAGCCCCAGATAGACGTGCATCACCCGAAACGGCTCGCTTGTCAGCGTGCGCCACCGCAGCTCGCATGGGCGCGGCGAGGTCTGCAGAAAGAACTCTCCTGCGCGCACCTTGTTGGCCATCCATTCGCCTTCAAGCTGCCGCTCCTCCACCAGCGCCGAACCGGAGACGACCCATACGATGAGCGGCTCCGGAACAGCCGGAATGAGCAAGCTTTCCTGGACCGGCCGCCTCGTGAAAATCTGGACCAGAAGGTCTCGCCACGGCTTGCCCTTGCTTGTCGCAACGAGGTCCCCGGGCACACGCTCGTCGAGCGCTTCGGCGGTACTGAGTTGAAGGTCCATG
This genomic window from Variovorax sp. V93 contains:
- a CDS encoding enoyl-CoA hydratase/isomerase family protein, with translation MNNFTALRCERHGSTALLTLDTPANRNAFTPAMRDDLARAIAEVRADTEVRTLVLAGAGGQFCSGGDLRGIADAKLDNAGWRERMQATQRWFSELILLDKPVIAAVDGAAYGAGFSLALAADFVLASPRARFCMSFLKLGLVPDCGAFYTLPRVVGAQRARELMLSAREVGAAEALELGIAMELHEPGQLLPRALALAQSFAGASPLAVSLVKRATGDAGALAALLDTEANVQALAFGSAEHREAVNRFLDKKPLSFLWPANKEQAQ
- a CDS encoding Zn-ribbon domain-containing OB-fold protein; the protein is MNDNSIGVQAFHQRELDAGRFLLQRCGDCGRHVYYPRECCPHCGGTALEWKTPGGLGTVHAVTTVRRKPADGGDLNVSLVDLDEGVRLMTRIENLAPEAVRIGLRVQARVQVKDGRGLVLFDAIEGAAA
- a CDS encoding thiolase, whose amino-acid sequence is MSAGLKALRGSAAISGVATFGCGETPGFTDMELLAHAARAAVADAGLDMRDIDGLCTASASAAMWALPVVEYLGLDPRYIDGTMLGGSSFIAHLLPAMQAIRCGQCSAVLVCYGSAQRSAAFGRREIVAARRFLDPQPYEHPYEPMLPVSAYALAASRHMHEFGTTREQLADVAVAARAWAALNPEAFMREPLTRGEVLGARMVSDPLTVRDCCLVTDGAGACVLVSAERARDLPKQPVYVLGNATAVWNRQISSMADLTVTAASQSGREAFAMAGLAPKDMDVVQLYDAFTINTLLFLEDLGFCPKGEGGRFVADGAIAPGGRLAVNTNGGGLSCVHPGMYGIFALIEAVRQLRGECGERQVKNAHTALAHGNGGTLSSQATAILGTAEALR
- a CDS encoding Bug family tripartite tricarboxylate transporter substrate binding protein: MKTSSMPLRRLCMATGLALLLATPALAQTPAQPAYPSQPLKLIVPYPAGGATDTLARTIGQKLQEAWGQPAMVENRPGAGGTIGNGFVAKAPADGHTVLIAITALIQQPPLMDKLAYDPLKDLAPVTMIARSPSMLAVPLDSPAKNLKDFIAMVKQSPGKYNFGSYGAGTSSHIQGALLNMQAGIDLVHVPFQGAAPLVTNLVGGQLASAFIDSATARPHLKSMRPLAVTGTQRMPGLPEVPTFAELGYHSFDPYGWFGVFLPAATPAPLVQKLSDEIDRIVHLPEVSAKIEALGLQVGGGKPEAFQKLVRADAAIYARIIKDANIRLAQ
- a CDS encoding class I SAM-dependent methyltransferase, with translation MPNRINEAIQTHYGRPDVGSVILAALEKAGKDLDRLTPEDLAPVDEFHIRGRAATLELARAAGLDANKRVLDVGSGVGGTSRCLAREFGCHVTGIDLTDEYCRAAAMLSARVGLADLVDYRQGDATNLPFDDGVFDVVWTEHVAMNIPDKLRLYEEMHRVLKPGGTLAIYDVLAGPSGPVLFPVPWARTPDTSFLVQPDELRRLLENAGFTISDWMDTTEAARTWFVSLVEKIRKEGFPPLGFHLLLGADFQAMAQNQGRNLQEGRIVLGQVVARK
- a CDS encoding class I SAM-dependent methyltransferase; the protein is MSTTSSTFVAADGDGYERLMGRWSRLLALPFLDFVGTADGDRILDVGCGTGHLTFAVARRTGAGEMRGVDIALPYVEQARRHNEDARIVFEVADACALPYPAQSFDRVLSLLVLHFVPEPGKAIAEMRRVARPGAVIGAAVWDARGGWIANRMFFDTAAVLDPEAGARRARNYTRPLTRPGELARAWRDAGFKGVEETTLAIRMEFASFADYWAPFEGKDGPGAEYVATLDAAARSRLRDAVEAAYLDGEADGPRSYAALAWAVKGTASA
- a CDS encoding alpha/beta fold hydrolase; this translates as MPAVPHFNRFALRAALYSCLAMLALTSRAADYPAPKEGSWIAKDFRFHTGQVMPELRLNYVTIGAPGGEPVLILHGTAGSAASMLTPAFAGELFGVGQPLDATRYYIIIPDGLGTGKSARPSDGLRANFPRYNYDDMVDAQYRLVTEHLGVKHLRAIIGNSMGGMHAWMWGVKHPGAMDALVPMACQPTEMASRNWMMRRLLTESIRRDPEWNNGNYATQPRSAQLASVFFATATNGGNLAMYKAAPTRAQADKLLEARLGAPFTADANDILYQWEASADYNPSPGLERIQAAVLAINAADDERNPPETGIMEREMKRVKNGRYYLIPASDRTTGHGTTGQAAWWKAQLAELLQKAPRQGL
- a CDS encoding glutathione S-transferase family protein yields the protein MTITITAFERSPDGGKGLARDTRVRWALEEAGLPYEVRLVSFRAMKEAAHLALNPFGQIPTYEEGELALFETGAIVLHIAERRPGLFPADANARARAIAWMFAAVNTIEPPILELVTVKLTEGDKPWKAERMPLVEDRVRARLNQLAARLGEADWLDGGFSAGDLLMVSVLLRLRPSGLLDEFPSLAAYVARGEARPAYQRAFAAQLAINAAPAP
- a CDS encoding cytochrome c precursor, with product MKNRMNSHAALTAHLLRRVARTSAVLTVLLSSALAGAQTGSSQKANKDEIQRGRYLVMIAGCNDCHTPGYAAKNGEVDEKLWLTGDALGWSGPWGTTYAVNLRLLMADMSKQQWVKHARTMTPRPPMPWFNVRPMTEADLKAIYAYTRSLGRGGDPAPAFVPPGTKPGGPVVQFPG
- a CDS encoding NmrA family NAD(P)-binding protein, whose amino-acid sequence is MYVLLGSNGNITSKVAALLLGQGTPVRVVGRNAGSLASVKAAGADIAAGDIGDAGFLAQAFAGATAAYTMIPTDYAAHDMAAEQDRLGHAITRAIAAAGLTRVVNLSSVGAHLGSGTGPIAGLHRQERRLDELAGVDVLHLRPGYFFENHLIAIEMIRTIGVYADMTAPDAPLPMVATGDIARVVARELRTPSGKGKRVLHLRAPSLYTMKEATGLLGAAIGKPDLAYVQSEPEEGRAALMQQGFSADAAAQLAEMSTAFSTGRLDGEYDKGPTEITPTTLADFAATVFGPAFEKT
- a CDS encoding LysR family transcriptional regulator; its protein translation is MKAPAISFARLAAFVAVAEAGSFTAAAERLNTAKSAVSQAVAVLERELGTQLLQRSTRKLAITEAGEAFLSDCRQLLAGAEAAMERARTGHAQPSGTLRLTSPQGSAGMVARWIATYSERYPAMRVDYVPTDRRLDLIAEHFDLAIRVGPMADSGLRAVVLEELGLWTVAAASYLARHGTPRKPTELAGHEWIALSLLPAPWSIDFERGGRKLRVKLRGSISAASTDAVLQLVSQGAGISFFPSTADLRAEVEAGRLVRLFPGWASGRMFLYAAYPGNIAPPAKTRAFIDLAKEAVRSAGP